From a region of the Deltaproteobacteria bacterium genome:
- a CDS encoding 1,4-alpha-glucan branching enzyme, with translation MKEEQRYFLTDYDLHLLIEGRHYRAWEKLGAHPAEVDGERGTWFAVWAPNARDVSVVGDFNGWKAGTHPLRSRGDAGIWEGFIPGVDKGALYKYAITSNANGHRGDKADPYAFACEIRPQSASMVWDLSGYEWGDQDWLAERGRRHALDAPMAIYEVHLGSWMRNPEEGNRWLTYRELAPKLAEYVRKMGFTHVELLPVSEHPLDASWGYQTIGYFAPTSRFGTPQDFMYFVDVFHQNGIGVILDWVPAHFPRDGHGLGFFDGTHLYEHADPRKGEHRDWGTFIFNYGRREVSNFLLTNALFWLEVYHIDGLRVDAVASMLYLDYSRKEGEWIPNEYGGRENLEAVAFLKRFNELVYERYPDVITVAEESTSWPMVSRPTYLGGLGFGFKWNMGWMHDTLLYFSKDPVYRKYHHNTITFSLLYAFNENFILPFSHDEVVHGKGSMIGKMPGDDWQKFANLRLLYGYMYLHPGKKLLFMGDEFGQWAEWNYDASLEWHLLQYDPHQGLQRWVRDLNTFLRGKRALFEQDFEPAGFAWIDCHDSQQSVLSFLRQGRDPGDIIVCACNFTPVPRHNYRLGVPLGGWWKEAINSDAPLYGGSGQGNMERVPASPVASHGHYHSLNITLPPLGIVVFHPADD, from the coding sequence ATGAAGGAAGAGCAACGATATTTTCTCACCGACTACGACCTCCATCTCCTCATCGAAGGGAGGCACTATCGTGCCTGGGAGAAGCTCGGTGCCCATCCTGCTGAAGTGGACGGCGAAAGAGGAACCTGGTTCGCGGTATGGGCACCCAATGCCCGAGACGTCTCCGTCGTCGGCGACTTCAACGGCTGGAAGGCAGGGACGCACCCCCTCAGGAGTCGCGGTGACGCCGGCATCTGGGAGGGATTCATCCCCGGAGTGGACAAGGGGGCACTCTATAAGTACGCGATTACATCTAATGCCAACGGGCATCGGGGCGACAAGGCGGATCCCTATGCCTTCGCGTGTGAGATAAGGCCGCAAAGCGCCTCCATGGTATGGGATCTGTCGGGATACGAGTGGGGCGATCAGGATTGGCTGGCGGAACGGGGGCGCCGCCATGCGCTCGATGCGCCGATGGCAATCTATGAAGTCCATCTCGGTTCCTGGATGCGGAATCCAGAGGAGGGAAACCGCTGGCTCACCTATCGCGAACTCGCCCCGAAACTCGCAGAATACGTCAGAAAGATGGGGTTTACCCATGTGGAACTCCTCCCGGTGAGTGAACATCCCCTGGATGCGTCCTGGGGTTACCAGACAATCGGATACTTTGCTCCCACCAGCCGCTTCGGAACCCCTCAGGATTTTATGTATTTCGTGGATGTCTTCCACCAGAACGGGATTGGGGTGATCCTCGATTGGGTTCCGGCCCATTTTCCCCGGGATGGGCACGGCCTCGGATTCTTCGACGGCACGCACCTTTACGAGCATGCGGACCCCCGCAAGGGAGAGCATCGGGACTGGGGAACGTTCATCTTCAACTACGGTCGCCGGGAGGTAAGCAACTTTCTCCTGACGAACGCCCTGTTCTGGCTCGAGGTCTATCATATCGACGGGCTTCGGGTGGATGCCGTGGCGTCCATGTTGTATCTCGACTATTCCCGGAAAGAGGGAGAGTGGATCCCCAACGAGTACGGCGGGCGGGAGAACCTCGAAGCCGTGGCCTTCCTCAAACGCTTCAACGAGCTCGTCTACGAGCGGTATCCCGACGTGATCACCGTGGCCGAGGAATCGACCTCATGGCCCATGGTATCCCGGCCGACATATCTGGGAGGGCTTGGGTTCGGGTTTAAGTGGAACATGGGGTGGATGCACGACACCCTGCTCTATTTCTCAAAGGATCCGGTCTACCGGAAGTATCACCACAACACCATCACCTTCAGCCTCCTTTACGCATTCAATGAAAACTTCATCCTGCCCTTTTCCCATGATGAAGTCGTCCATGGCAAAGGGTCCATGATCGGAAAGATGCCCGGAGACGACTGGCAGAAATTTGCGAACCTGAGGCTCCTCTATGGTTATATGTATCTGCATCCCGGCAAGAAACTCCTCTTTATGGGAGACGAATTCGGTCAGTGGGCGGAATGGAACTACGATGCGAGCCTGGAGTGGCATCTCCTCCAGTACGACCCTCACCAGGGACTCCAGCGATGGGTTCGGGATCTCAACACCTTTCTCAGAGGCAAGCGGGCCCTGTTCGAGCAGGACTTCGAGCCGGCCGGATTTGCCTGGATCGACTGCCACGACAGCCAGCAGAGTGTCCTGAGTTTTCTCCGGCAGGGCCGGGACCCAGGGGATATCATCGTCTGTGCCTGCAATTTCACCCCTGTACCCAGGCACAACTACCGGCTCGGAGTACCCCTGGGGGGCTGGTGGAAGGAGGCCATCAACAGTGACGCACCCCTTTACGGGGGAAGCGGGCAGGGGAATATGGAGAGGGTCCCCGCCAGTCCCGTGGCATCTCACGGCCATTATCATTCCTTGAACATCACGCTGCCTCCCCTGGGAATCGTTGTGTTTCATCCCGCCGATGACTGA
- a CDS encoding MBL fold metallo-hydrolase, whose protein sequence is MSQYKIHPIVMGTKIFDKGMMTYQHGYGQPYTIPIYCWYLEGGDRKVLVDTGEMSPLQTEDRERSIGGKIYKFEEGLGLWGLTPEAIDIVIHTHLHNDHCENDYKCTNATFYVHEKELERIHNPHPLDFRYLEDYILDVEEAGQIKTLTGDEEILPGIRVIHTPAHTEGGLTVLIDTSQGKAAITGFCIIMENFYPPKEITAMEMDVIPPGTHVNVYEAYDIVLKVRDMADILLPLHEPKFASIDTIPEGKE, encoded by the coding sequence ATGAGCCAGTACAAGATACATCCCATTGTAATGGGAACAAAGATCTTTGATAAAGGTATGATGACCTATCAACATGGCTATGGACAACCTTATACCATACCTATCTATTGCTGGTATCTGGAAGGCGGCGACCGGAAGGTCCTGGTAGATACGGGAGAAATGAGTCCGCTGCAGACTGAGGATAGAGAAAGATCTATTGGAGGAAAGATCTATAAATTTGAGGAAGGTCTGGGCCTCTGGGGCCTGACTCCGGAGGCTATCGACATCGTTATCCATACCCATTTGCATAATGATCATTGCGAAAACGACTACAAGTGCACTAACGCCACATTCTACGTACATGAGAAAGAACTGGAGCGGATACACAATCCCCATCCTTTGGATTTCCGATATCTGGAAGACTATATCCTGGACGTGGAAGAGGCCGGACAGATCAAAACGTTAACCGGAGATGAGGAAATCCTTCCGGGAATCCGTGTCATCCATACGCCGGCTCATACAGAGGGAGGGTTAACGGTACTGATAGATACCTCTCAAGGGAAAGCGGCCATAACAGGATTCTGTATAATCATGGAAAACTTCTATCCCCCAAAAGAGATAACGGCAATGGAGATGGATGTTATCCCGCCCGGGACCCATGTCAATGTATACGAGGCATATGACATAGTGCTAAAAGTCAGAGATATGGCCGATATACTTCTGCCGCTTCATGAACCCAAATTCGCCTCTATTGACACAATACCGGAGGGAAAAGAGTGA
- a CDS encoding MBL fold metallo-hydrolase: protein MSLLETSIIMAGSVLIGTTACSGLEAAEGYPSYRLTVVFNNIPYATNLRTGWGFACLIEGFQQTILFDTGSDGDILLSNMKGLGIDPGTVSAVVLSHIHADHCGGLERFLRRNPKVTVYLPESFPVSFIQAIQDTGAHVRKVGKPAQLLPHVYSTGEMGEWIREQSLILETPKNLVIITGCAHPGIVHIVEKAKDLLKKDIYMVVGGFHLAGTSTTRIREIIQGLKDLGVEKVAPSHCTGEEAIGLFKKSWGKDFVEGGCGAVIPLGADSFDSL, encoded by the coding sequence ATGAGTCTTTTGGAAACATCTATAATAATGGCAGGATCCGTACTGATTGGCACTACAGCCTGTTCAGGGCTTGAGGCCGCTGAAGGATATCCTTCTTATCGACTCACTGTTGTCTTCAACAACATACCTTATGCCACAAACCTCCGGACCGGCTGGGGTTTTGCGTGCCTGATTGAAGGCTTCCAGCAGACTATCCTCTTTGATACTGGCAGTGACGGGGATATTCTCCTTTCCAATATGAAAGGCTTGGGTATTGATCCAGGAACAGTCAGTGCAGTGGTCCTTTCTCACATCCATGCGGATCACTGTGGTGGTCTGGAGAGATTTCTCCGGCGCAATCCAAAGGTTACAGTGTACCTGCCAGAGTCCTTTCCTGTTTCATTCATCCAGGCAATTCAGGACACCGGAGCGCATGTCAGAAAAGTGGGTAAACCGGCACAGCTTTTACCCCATGTTTACTCAACAGGGGAGATGGGCGAATGGATCAGAGAGCAGAGCCTGATCCTGGAAACTCCAAAAAATCTTGTTATTATAACAGGTTGTGCGCATCCAGGCATAGTACACATAGTTGAGAAGGCGAAGGACCTGCTCAAAAAAGATATTTACATGGTGGTTGGAGGATTTCATCTCGCCGGGACATCCACCACCCGAATTCGCGAAATCATCCAGGGACTGAAGGATCTCGGTGTAGAGAAGGTCGCTCCGAGCCACTGTACCGGAGAGGAAGCCATAGGCCTCTTCAAAAAGAGCTGGGGTAAGGACTTTGTTGAAGGTGGCTGTGGGGCTGTCATCCCTCTTGGCGCGGATTCCTTTGATTCCCTGTAA
- the recA gene encoding recombinase RecA, translating to MSEPTRKDKERAVDIAITQIQKQFGKGAVMRLGDRGGVEDIAVIPTGSIAIDLATGVGGIPRGRITEVFGPESSGKTTLALHLIAEAQKQGGIAAFVDAEHAMDPVYAGKLGVNTDDLLISQPDYGEQALEIVDALVRSGAVDIIAVDSVAALVPKAEIEGEMGDQHMGLQARLMSQALRKLTANINRTKTALIFINQIRMKIGVMFGSPETTTGGNALKFYSTMRMDIRRIASIKEGADLIGNRTRVKIVKNKIAPPFKTAEFDIFYGEGISREGSLIDLAAAVDIIEKSGAWYSYDGERLGQGRENVRTFLKAHPDVADRIEQQVREAYELKKPGLQEQVEESV from the coding sequence ATGTCTGAGCCGACCAGGAAAGATAAAGAAAGGGCGGTAGATATAGCCATTACCCAAATACAGAAACAGTTTGGGAAAGGAGCCGTAATGAGGCTTGGGGACCGAGGAGGTGTGGAAGATATCGCTGTAATTCCAACGGGCTCCATTGCGATTGACCTGGCAACCGGTGTTGGAGGCATACCTCGGGGCAGGATAACAGAGGTATTCGGCCCTGAGTCTTCAGGAAAGACCACCCTGGCCCTGCACCTGATCGCCGAAGCCCAGAAGCAGGGTGGCATAGCTGCCTTTGTTGATGCAGAACATGCCATGGACCCGGTATATGCCGGCAAGCTTGGCGTAAATACCGACGACCTCCTGATCTCTCAGCCGGATTATGGTGAGCAGGCGCTCGAAATAGTTGATGCCCTGGTGCGCAGTGGAGCAGTGGATATCATAGCAGTGGATTCCGTGGCTGCCCTGGTCCCAAAGGCGGAGATAGAAGGTGAAATGGGAGATCAGCATATGGGCCTTCAGGCCCGGCTGATGTCTCAGGCCCTCAGGAAACTCACGGCCAATATCAATCGCACCAAGACCGCTCTGATCTTCATAAACCAGATCCGCATGAAAATAGGGGTGATGTTCGGCAGTCCCGAGACCACAACAGGTGGAAATGCCCTCAAGTTCTATTCAACCATGAGGATGGACATAAGGCGTATAGCTTCTATCAAGGAAGGGGCGGACCTTATCGGAAACCGGACCAGGGTAAAGATAGTCAAAAACAAGATAGCTCCTCCGTTCAAAACCGCCGAGTTTGATATATTCTACGGTGAAGGAATTTCCAGGGAAGGCTCCCTGATCGACCTGGCCGCGGCAGTGGATATAATCGAAAAAAGCGGTGCATGGTATTCATACGATGGTGAAAGACTTGGGCAAGGTCGTGAAAATGTGCGGACCTTTCTGAAGGCCCATCCGGATGTTGCAGACCGAATAGAGCAGCAGGTGAGGGAGGCATACGAGCTTAAAAAACCCGGGCTTCAGGAGCAGGTCGAGGAATCCGTCTGA